A DNA window from Sphingomonas changnyeongensis contains the following coding sequences:
- a CDS encoding FAD-binding oxidoreductase has protein sequence MTSPLSSGPIPAAFLAAAAELLGPEGLTADHERIAPWLTDWRGRYHGRADWLASPASTEQVAALISLCAAHRVALVPQGGNTSMVGGATPPADGSALLVSLRRMNRIRALDAAAGTAVAEAGVVLETLHDAAGAAGWRFPLSLGAKGSATIGGLCATNAGGTQVLRFGTMGALVLGLEAVLPDGSVLNGLTPLRKDNRGPDLRQLLIGAEGTLGIITAATLRLVPQPAATATAWAGLASPQDALTLLRRLEAAGLAVESFELIPAESLALVLDHLPGARAPLSGDHRWHALIEATGDAEGGAEGGAGVADALQAALAAALGDGLIGDAVPAASSAQAAAFWRIRESVSAAEKAAGPAVQHDISVPVAAMPDFMIAAAEAAERAFPGTHASGFGHLGDGNVHFHVRAPANAPADWVARQGPAVSDFVYDLVTAAGGSISAEHGIGQMKRDVFARLGDPVRLAMLRAVKQALDPLGLMNPGKLVPLASPPAAP, from the coding sequence TTGACCTCGCCCCTGTCGTCCGGCCCGATCCCGGCCGCCTTCCTGGCCGCTGCCGCCGAACTGCTCGGCCCTGAGGGGCTGACCGCCGATCACGAGCGCATCGCCCCCTGGCTGACCGACTGGCGCGGCCGCTATCACGGGCGGGCCGACTGGCTGGCCAGTCCTGCCTCGACCGAACAGGTGGCGGCGCTGATCAGCCTGTGTGCCGCCCACCGCGTCGCCCTGGTGCCGCAGGGCGGCAACACGTCGATGGTCGGCGGGGCAACCCCGCCCGCCGACGGGTCCGCGCTGCTCGTGTCGCTCAGGCGGATGAACCGCATCCGCGCGCTCGACGCTGCGGCCGGAACCGCAGTCGCCGAGGCGGGGGTGGTGCTTGAGACGCTGCACGACGCCGCCGGGGCGGCGGGCTGGCGCTTTCCGCTGTCGCTCGGGGCCAAGGGATCGGCGACCATCGGCGGGCTGTGCGCGACCAATGCCGGCGGCACCCAGGTGCTGCGCTTCGGCACCATGGGGGCTCTGGTGCTGGGGCTGGAGGCGGTGCTGCCCGACGGCTCGGTGCTGAATGGCCTGACGCCGCTGCGCAAGGACAATCGCGGGCCGGATCTGCGCCAGCTGCTGATCGGCGCGGAGGGGACGCTCGGCATCATCACCGCGGCGACGCTCAGGCTGGTGCCGCAGCCGGCGGCGACCGCCACTGCCTGGGCGGGGCTGGCCAGCCCGCAGGACGCGCTCACGCTGCTGCGGCGGCTGGAGGCAGCCGGGCTGGCGGTGGAAAGCTTCGAACTGATCCCGGCGGAGTCGCTTGCGCTTGTCCTCGATCATCTGCCCGGCGCGCGCGCGCCGCTTTCCGGGGATCATCGCTGGCACGCGCTGATCGAGGCGACGGGTGACGCAGAAGGCGGGGCGGAAGGCGGGGCGGGCGTTGCCGATGCGCTTCAGGCGGCGCTGGCGGCGGCGCTGGGCGACGGGCTGATCGGCGATGCGGTGCCGGCGGCGAGCAGCGCGCAGGCGGCGGCTTTCTGGCGCATCCGCGAGTCGGTGTCGGCGGCGGAGAAAGCCGCCGGGCCGGCCGTGCAGCACGATATCTCGGTGCCGGTCGCGGCGATGCCCGATTTCATGATCGCGGCGGCCGAGGCGGCGGAGCGGGCCTTTCCCGGCACCCATGCCAGCGGCTTCGGGCATCTGGGCGACGGCAATGTGCATTTCCATGTCCGCGCGCCCGCCAATGCTCCGGCCGACTGGGTGGCGCGGCAGGGGCCGGCGGTCAGCGATTTCGTCTATGATCTGGTCACTGCCGCTGGCGGGTCGATCTCGGCCGAACATGGCATCGGCCAGATGAAGCGCGACGTGTTCGCCCGGCTGGGCGATCCCGTGCGGCTGGCGATGCTGCGCGCGGTCAAGCAGGCGCTCGACCCGCTGGGGCTGATGAACCCCGGCAAGCTGGTGCCGCTTGCGTCACCGCCCGCCGCGCCATAA
- a CDS encoding SapC family protein, translating to MATAPQPTGLPILYNDLVPLSSNEHADWKTQTLTGAPFLKNVHAIPVTIDEFVLVQRHYPIIFADAENPVPLALMGLNEGVNVFLDDAGVFNPPVYVPAYIRRYPFMLAQLGPNQGELSLCFDPTAGLVKPDGDGVVLFENGQPTDGTRAILQFCEQFETSAQRTGAFIKELREMDLLMDGEVTITPGENGAAPSVYRGFKMVNEEKLRDLRGDQLRKMNQNGMLPLIMAHLFSLDLMRDIYARQAALGLLPAQAAA from the coding sequence ATGGCGACCGCGCCGCAGCCCACTGGCCTGCCGATCCTGTACAACGACCTTGTCCCGCTGTCGTCCAACGAGCATGCCGACTGGAAGACCCAGACGCTGACCGGCGCGCCGTTCCTGAAGAATGTCCATGCGATCCCGGTGACGATCGACGAGTTCGTGCTCGTGCAGCGCCATTATCCGATCATCTTCGCCGATGCCGAAAATCCGGTGCCGCTGGCGCTGATGGGCCTGAACGAGGGCGTGAACGTGTTTCTGGACGATGCCGGGGTGTTCAATCCGCCGGTCTATGTCCCGGCCTATATCCGCCGCTATCCGTTCATGCTCGCCCAGCTCGGGCCGAACCAGGGCGAGCTGTCGCTGTGCTTCGATCCGACCGCCGGGCTGGTGAAGCCCGATGGCGACGGCGTCGTGCTGTTCGAAAACGGCCAGCCGACCGACGGCACGCGCGCGATCCTGCAGTTCTGCGAGCAGTTCGAAACCTCGGCCCAGCGCACCGGCGCGTTCATCAAGGAACTGCGCGAGATGGACCTGCTGATGGACGGCGAAGTGACGATCACGCCGGGCGAAAACGGCGCGGCGCCCAGCGTCTATCGCGGCTTCAAGATGGTCAATGAGGAAAAGCTGCGCGACCTGCGGGGCGATCAGTTGCGCAAGATGAACCAGAATGGCATGCTCCCTCTGATCATGGCGCACCTGTTCTCGCTCGATCTGATGCGTGACATCTATGCCCGGCAGGCAGCGCTCGGCCTGCTGCCGGCACAGGCCGCCGCCTGA
- a CDS encoding cytochrome b, which yields MATPLDPARPDLSGQMRYSRGAMAFHWLIAALIILNIVGAVATEDMEGPVRGLAMGMHKAAGMTVLVLSVLRLGWRLGHRPPPLPAAIGRMTALAAHGVHALFYLLMFALPISGWLMISAASPRRPFNWFGLFDLPYLPVEGDKALQVVAHDAHELLFYLILALLVLHVAGALRHHFAHGRTFLFRMMPGQRRTGI from the coding sequence ATGGCGACGCCCCTCGATCCCGCCCGGCCCGACCTTTCGGGGCAGATGCGCTATTCGAGGGGCGCGATGGCCTTTCACTGGCTGATCGCCGCGCTCATCATCCTCAACATCGTCGGCGCGGTCGCGACCGAGGATATGGAGGGGCCGGTGCGCGGTCTTGCCATGGGCATGCACAAGGCGGCGGGGATGACCGTGCTGGTGCTGAGCGTGCTGCGCCTTGGCTGGCGGCTCGGTCACCGGCCGCCGCCGCTGCCCGCCGCGATCGGGCGGATGACGGCGCTTGCCGCGCACGGCGTGCATGCGCTGTTCTATCTGCTGATGTTCGCGCTGCCGATCTCCGGCTGGCTGATGATTTCCGCCGCCAGCCCGCGCCGGCCGTTCAACTGGTTCGGGCTGTTCGACCTGCCCTATCTGCCGGTCGAAGGGGACAAGGCGCTTCAGGTCGTCGCGCATGATGCGCATGAACTGCTGTTCTACCTGATCCTGGCTTTGCTGGTGCTGCATGTCGCGGGCGCGCTGCGCCACCATTTCGCCCATGGCCGGACTTTCCTGTTCCGGATGATGCCGGGGCAGCGCCGCACCGGCATCTGA
- a CDS encoding N-formylglutamate amidohydrolase: MSLPPPPASFDLLDADAAGAVVMSVPHAGRDYSPAMLAMLRPPPDRLAALEDRRIDEVARAVAGIPMLIARRPRLWIDLNRAETEIDPEMIAPHTIGTDDHGLIGGFTLSPKVRSGLGLVPRRLHGLGELWTGRLNAADIARRIAEDHRPYHAALAALVARARARHGCAVLVDLHSMPPLAGAEPPRLVIGTRHGATCHRAFVAPVIAAAARAGLSWRENHPYAGGHVIERHGDPRRGVHAIQIELDRSLYLDAALDRCDPAGLKRVQDFVRDMIAGLEAAIPRAPFAVAAE; the protein is encoded by the coding sequence ATGTCGCTGCCCCCGCCCCCGGCCAGCTTCGACCTGCTGGACGCCGATGCGGCCGGCGCGGTCGTGATGTCGGTGCCCCATGCCGGGCGCGACTATTCCCCTGCCATGCTGGCGATGCTGCGCCCGCCGCCCGACAGGCTGGCGGCGCTTGAAGACCGGCGGATCGACGAGGTTGCGCGGGCCGTCGCCGGCATTCCGATGCTGATCGCCCGCCGTCCCCGGCTGTGGATCGACCTCAACCGCGCCGAGACCGAGATCGACCCCGAGATGATCGCGCCGCACACGATCGGGACCGACGACCATGGCCTGATCGGCGGCTTCACCCTGTCACCCAAGGTGCGCAGCGGGCTGGGGCTGGTGCCGCGCCGGCTGCACGGCCTGGGCGAACTGTGGACCGGGCGGCTGAACGCCGCCGACATCGCCCGGCGGATTGCCGAGGATCATCGCCCCTATCACGCAGCACTCGCCGCGCTCGTCGCGCGTGCGCGCGCCCGGCATGGCTGCGCGGTGCTGGTCGACCTGCATTCGATGCCGCCCCTTGCAGGGGCCGAGCCGCCCCGGCTGGTCATCGGCACGCGCCATGGCGCGACCTGCCACCGTGCCTTTGTGGCCCCGGTGATCGCGGCGGCCGCCCGCGCCGGCCTGTCCTGGCGCGAAAACCATCCCTATGCCGGCGGGCATGTGATCGAACGCCATGGCGACCCGCGCCGGGGCGTGCACGCGATCCAGATCGAGCTTGACCGCAGCCTGTATCTCGACGCCGCGCTCGACCGCTGCGATCCGGCTGGCCTCAAGCGCGTGCAGGATTTCGTCCGCGACATGATCGCCGGGCTGGAGGCGGCCATTCCGCGCGCCCCCTTCGCCGTCGCCGCCGAATAG
- the cpdR gene encoding cell cycle two-component system response regulator CpdR, which translates to MIRILLAEDDEAMRQYLHRALERAGYAVTAVDRGTAALPLLEKDRFDLLLTDIVMPEMDGIELAQRAAALAPDMRVMFITGFAAVTLKAGKAVPQAKVLSKPFHLRDLVLEVDRMFEIGSASGLS; encoded by the coding sequence ATGATCAGAATCTTGCTGGCCGAAGATGACGAGGCGATGCGCCAATATCTGCACCGCGCGCTCGAACGGGCCGGCTATGCGGTGACTGCGGTCGATCGCGGCACGGCGGCGCTGCCGCTGCTGGAAAAAGACCGGTTCGATCTGCTGCTAACCGATATCGTGATGCCGGAAATGGACGGCATCGAACTGGCGCAGCGCGCCGCCGCGCTCGCGCCCGACATGCGGGTGATGTTCATCACCGGATTCGCGGCGGTGACGCTCAAGGCCGGCAAGGCGGTGCCGCAGGCCAAGGTGCTGTCCAAGCCCTTCCACCTGCGCGATCTGGTGCTAGAGGTCGACCGGATGTTCGAGATTGGCAGCGCCAGCGGCCTGAGCTGA
- a CDS encoding pyridoxamine 5'-phosphate oxidase family protein, whose translation MPQPLSAPATLDEVLAHGLAELRRGVADRRHGFRTVNVASIATDGGPDVRTMVLRAVDPVARTLRLHSDVRSGKIAQIDRDPRVMVHGYDARSRLQMRLRGHAVVDRAGALADAAWAASQPMARLCYAPDTVPGSPIPAAPLPPATEEAGARAHFAVILFRFDMLEWLWLAADGHRRARFMWDDGADAAASAAPAQAMWLAP comes from the coding sequence ATGCCCCAGCCGCTGTCCGCTCCGGCCACGCTCGACGAGGTGCTCGCGCACGGCCTGGCCGAGCTGCGCCGGGGCGTTGCAGACCGGCGGCATGGCTTTCGCACCGTCAATGTCGCCAGCATCGCCACCGATGGCGGCCCCGATGTCCGCACGATGGTGCTGCGTGCCGTGGATCCGGTGGCGCGCACGCTGCGCCTGCACAGCGATGTCCGCAGCGGCAAGATCGCCCAGATCGACCGCGATCCACGGGTGATGGTGCATGGCTATGACGCGCGGTCGCGGCTGCAGATGCGGCTGCGGGGCCATGCGGTCGTGGACCGCGCCGGGGCTTTGGCCGATGCCGCCTGGGCGGCGTCGCAGCCCATGGCCCGGCTGTGCTACGCTCCCGACACCGTCCCCGGATCGCCGATTCCGGCCGCGCCGCTGCCGCCCGCGACCGAGGAGGCCGGAGCGCGCGCGCATTTCGCGGTGATCCTGTTCCGTTTCGACATGCTCGAATGGCTGTGGCTGGCCGCCGATGGCCATCGGCGGGCGCGGTTCATGTGGGATGACGGCGCTGATGCGGCCGCATCCGCTGCGCCCGCACAGGCGATGTGGCTCGCGCCCTGA
- a CDS encoding FYDLN acid domain-containing protein: MVKPEWGSKRSCPKCATRFYDLGKDDPVTCINCGYAWEPEPVLKSKQPLPFDAPKKEEAKGDDAVLVGDEDLDIDDGEVSPDEDVDLGGDDDLGVDTGDDGDEN; this comes from the coding sequence ATGGTGAAGCCTGAATGGGGCAGCAAGCGCAGCTGCCCGAAATGCGCGACCCGGTTCTACGATCTCGGCAAGGACGATCCCGTCACCTGCATCAACTGCGGCTATGCCTGGGAGCCGGAACCGGTGCTCAAGTCGAAGCAGCCGCTGCCGTTCGACGCGCCCAAGAAGGAAGAAGCCAAGGGCGATGATGCAGTTCTCGTCGGCGACGAGGATCTGGACATCGACGATGGCGAAGTGTCGCCGGACGAGGATGTCGATCTGGGTGGTGACGACGATCTGGGCGTCGACACCGGCGATGACGGCGACGAAAACTGA
- the aroA gene encoding 3-phosphoshikimate 1-carboxyvinyltransferase: MSFAAAPPLSGTVRVPGDKSISHRALMLSALAVGTSRITGLLEGEDVLATAAAMRAMGAVIARSPEGLWTVNGVGVGGLLQPEAALDMGNSGTSTRLLMGLVASHPVTATFTGDASLTRRPMARVIDPLMQMGADITAAPGGRLPLMVRGACPAVPIRYRLPVASAQVKSALLLAGLNTPGITHVEEPVPTRDHSERMLKGFGADLTVEVENGVRHIRLHGEAELSPQTIEVPGDPSSAAFPVVAALIVPGSSIRVENVGINPTRSGLYEVLRMMGADLAFADQRVVGGEPVADIVVRHSALTGIEVPPEIAPAMIDEYPVLAIAAAMAAGRTVMRGIEELRVKESDRIAAMVAGLRAIGVAVEELPDGMIVEGRGGDPLPGGATIASLLDHRIAMSFAVAGLASRAPVTIDDMSPVATSFPDFVTLLDRLGAGQGR, from the coding sequence ATGAGTTTTGCGGCCGCGCCACCACTGAGCGGCACCGTGCGCGTCCCCGGTGACAAGTCGATCAGCCACCGTGCCCTGATGCTGTCCGCGCTGGCGGTCGGCACCAGCCGGATCACCGGCCTGCTCGAGGGTGAGGATGTGCTGGCAACCGCCGCAGCGATGCGCGCAATGGGCGCGGTCATCGCGCGTTCGCCCGAGGGTCTCTGGACCGTCAACGGCGTCGGCGTGGGCGGGCTGCTGCAGCCCGAAGCCGCGCTCGACATGGGCAATTCGGGCACGTCGACCCGGCTGCTGATGGGGCTGGTCGCCAGCCATCCGGTCACCGCCACCTTCACCGGCGATGCCTCGCTCACCCGCCGCCCGATGGCGCGGGTGATCGACCCGCTGATGCAGATGGGCGCGGACATCACCGCCGCGCCGGGCGGACGCCTGCCGCTGATGGTGCGCGGCGCCTGCCCGGCCGTGCCGATCCGCTACCGGCTGCCGGTCGCCTCGGCGCAGGTCAAATCGGCTTTGCTGCTCGCCGGGCTCAACACGCCGGGCATCACCCATGTCGAGGAGCCGGTGCCGACCCGCGATCATAGCGAACGGATGCTCAAGGGCTTCGGGGCCGATCTGACGGTCGAGGTTGAAAACGGGGTGCGGCACATCCGGCTGCACGGCGAGGCCGAACTGTCGCCCCAGACCATCGAGGTGCCGGGCGATCCGTCTTCGGCGGCCTTTCCGGTGGTGGCCGCGCTGATCGTGCCCGGATCATCGATCCGGGTGGAAAATGTCGGCATCAACCCGACCCGGTCGGGGCTGTACGAGGTGCTGCGCATGATGGGCGCGGACCTCGCCTTCGCCGATCAGCGCGTGGTCGGGGGCGAGCCGGTCGCGGACATTGTCGTGCGCCACAGCGCGCTGACCGGGATCGAGGTGCCGCCCGAAATCGCCCCGGCGATGATCGATGAATATCCGGTGCTCGCCATCGCCGCCGCCATGGCTGCCGGGCGCACGGTGATGCGCGGGATCGAGGAGCTGCGCGTCAAGGAATCGGACCGGATCGCGGCGATGGTCGCCGGCCTGCGCGCCATCGGCGTTGCGGTCGAGGAACTGCCCGACGGCATGATCGTCGAGGGGCGGGGGGGCGATCCGCTGCCCGGCGGCGCGACGATCGCATCGCTGCTCGACCACCGGATCGCGATGAGCTTTGCAGTCGCGGGGCTCGCGTCGCGCGCGCCGGTGACGATCGACGACATGTCGCCGGTCGCGACCAGCTTTCCCGATTTCGTCACCTTGCTCGACCGGCTGGGCGCAGGGCAGGGGCGGTGA
- a CDS encoding tetratricopeptide repeat protein has protein sequence MIAALFAMALQATAPVQPVSRPAAGAARAWLGEEGARLAIDPACHVTDEALLAARPDCAARLARGETGVSLQLAAALAGSSPQGSARALAILERAIAAEDHSAAHYLMGALLGTAERLPPDYARARRHLQIAADRGNIAAADLLGQLLIDGKGGPRDAAGGIALLDRAAKAGFPGASVKLALTLLQGRRVPRDVARGLAVLDAAQAAGDRQAQMLRVMATSTKVHNYQLLPAPVPAQVRPQNYSVIDNPRIPPAFGFDADMQRLHDLPFSDQAVLDDLARRAPTGPTPLLYELARRQSGVDAERALATYMLAKLRMTYDAARCVDPAADEALIAWDRLVGPDLAFMTRWRGDARYRAAIDAALTQEATLPGDAEPWWVCRAGMAAMTAAMGGNAGPLRLKPRDSWPALRDAARTALRDLATDRKNPPAPPSPGPASKDPQ, from the coding sequence GTGATCGCCGCGCTCTTTGCCATGGCGCTTCAGGCCACAGCCCCCGTCCAGCCGGTTTCGCGCCCGGCCGCCGGCGCTGCCAGGGCATGGCTTGGAGAGGAAGGTGCCAGGCTCGCCATCGACCCGGCCTGCCACGTGACTGACGAAGCGCTGCTCGCCGCGCGGCCGGACTGTGCGGCGCGGCTGGCGCGCGGCGAAACCGGCGTGTCGCTGCAACTCGCCGCCGCGCTGGCGGGCAGCTCGCCGCAAGGCTCGGCGCGGGCGCTCGCGATTCTTGAGCGCGCGATTGCTGCCGAAGACCATTCGGCGGCGCATTATCTGATGGGCGCGCTGCTGGGCACGGCCGAGCGGCTGCCCCCCGATTATGCGCGCGCCCGGCGGCATCTGCAGATCGCCGCCGATCGCGGCAACATCGCCGCTGCCGATCTGCTGGGCCAGTTGCTGATCGACGGCAAGGGCGGTCCCCGCGATGCGGCGGGGGGCATCGCTCTGCTCGACCGGGCGGCAAAGGCCGGGTTTCCCGGCGCCTCGGTCAAGCTCGCCTTGACGCTGTTGCAGGGGCGGCGGGTGCCGCGCGATGTCGCGCGCGGACTGGCGGTGCTCGACGCGGCGCAGGCGGCGGGCGACCGGCAGGCGCAGATGCTGCGGGTGATGGCGACCAGCACCAAGGTGCACAACTACCAGCTGCTGCCCGCGCCCGTTCCCGCCCAGGTGCGCCCCCAGAATTATTCGGTGATCGACAATCCGCGCATCCCCCCGGCCTTCGGGTTCGATGCCGATATGCAGCGGCTGCACGATCTGCCGTTCAGCGATCAGGCGGTGCTTGACGATCTGGCACGCCGCGCCCCGACCGGGCCGACGCCCCTGCTGTACGAGCTGGCGCGCCGTCAATCCGGGGTTGACGCCGAACGGGCGCTCGCCACCTACATGCTTGCCAAGCTGCGCATGACCTATGACGCCGCGCGCTGCGTCGATCCGGCGGCGGACGAGGCGCTGATCGCGTGGGACCGGCTGGTCGGCCCCGATCTCGCTTTCATGACCCGCTGGCGCGGTGATGCCCGCTACCGTGCCGCAATCGACGCGGCGCTGACGCAGGAGGCGACGCTGCCCGGCGATGCCGAGCCCTGGTGGGTGTGCCGTGCCGGCATGGCCGCGATGACTGCCGCGATGGGCGGCAATGCCGGGCCGCTGCGCCTGAAGCCGCGTGACAGCTGGCCGGCGCTGCGCGATGCCGCGCGGACGGCGCTGCGCGATCTGGCAACGGACCGCAAGAATCCGCCCGCCCCGCCGTCCCCGGGGCCGGCCAGCAAGGACCCGCAATGA
- a CDS encoding (d)CMP kinase: protein MIIAVDGPAASGKGTIARALARHYGLPHLDTGLLYRAVGQAVLDAGGDPADPDQALGGCGFDDALLADPRLKLDAAAVAASQVSAHPAVRAALLHRQRDFAARPGGAVLDGRDIGTVVAPDADAKLFVRATSAIRARRRHDELAAAGSRLSYDRVLADIKARDLRDTTRASAPLRQADDAVLLDTSYMSVEAAVSHAIEIVERQVAARRGVVGG from the coding sequence ATGATCATCGCCGTCGACGGACCGGCGGCCAGCGGCAAGGGCACGATCGCCCGCGCGCTTGCCCGCCATTATGGCCTGCCGCATCTCGATACCGGGCTGCTTTACCGCGCCGTCGGGCAGGCGGTGCTCGATGCCGGCGGTGATCCGGCCGATCCGGACCAGGCGCTGGGCGGCTGCGGCTTTGACGATGCGCTGCTCGCCGATCCGCGGCTGAAGCTCGATGCGGCGGCGGTGGCGGCCTCGCAGGTGTCCGCCCATCCGGCCGTGCGCGCGGCGTTGCTCCACCGTCAACGCGACTTTGCCGCCCGCCCGGGCGGGGCGGTGCTCGACGGGCGCGATATCGGCACGGTGGTCGCCCCCGATGCCGATGCCAAGCTGTTCGTCCGCGCAACCTCGGCGATCCGCGCCCGTCGCCGGCATGACGAACTGGCCGCAGCCGGATCGCGGCTGAGCTATGACCGCGTTCTGGCCGACATCAAGGCCCGCGACCTGCGTGACACGACTCGCGCCAGCGCCCCGCTGCGTCAGGCCGATGACGCGGTGCTGCTCGACACCAGCTATATGTCGGTGGAGGCGGCGGTCAGCCATGCGATCGAGATTGTCGAACGCCAGGTCGCGGCGCGCCGGGGTGTTGTGGGCGGATAG
- a CDS encoding EAL domain-containing protein, giving the protein MSKRAARTPARPNPRLRIFLWAFIISLICGAIEFGEPLEDVIKAGRDYVRRQPASGSIVVVGVDDRTGADMGGFGFDRRVDAQVIENLFAMGAKRVFFDRIYADGTTPAADRAFIATLKRHRGRVFLGAASPWVDGKSAVETIPAAQFRAVAAYRSLNGLSTPFTLSANLTYSDRFEGRTIPSVSSELAAVPIRGQGHYRPDWSIRIASIPSFSFSDIYKMRVQPSQIAGRDVLIGWTDPSFRDMHNILSQGIKPGVFFHVVGAETLRRGTPTRPGWLPAFAFGTALSIICLLARRRATVAATVAAAVLGMGVLPLYLDHLLVEVDIVPGALLFGIVAYRITMLRRQRETRRHHPASGLPNLVALEEDHERNPGTLVAAKLRNHSEIAASFEVKVEREIYAEIRRRIGVSGDASEIYHGDDALLWFTSQPMGQELANHLTGLHKLTAQSIRIGDREVDLLLSFGVDADPERPLSSRIGSAILSAEEAARGNDVWKLYDPQRLHQAAWQLSLMSRLGQAIETGEVWVAYQPKVDMATRAIIGAEALVRWLHPTAGAISPEQFVAAAEAHNRIGQLTYFVLETALRDLAGLRAAGHDIGMAVNLSSQMLDDADLVQRVETLLTRYGVPRGKLTLEITETGELLSTPAKIAMMEQLAATGVQISIDDYGTGNATLEYLSRLPSQEVKIDRTFISDLDRNAQNLILVRSTLEMAHNLGRRVVAEGVENEAVMRLLRELGCDIAQGYLIGKPLPCADLTAMLAADIPARKLRVVIS; this is encoded by the coding sequence ATGAGCAAACGCGCCGCCCGCACGCCCGCCAGGCCCAATCCGCGGCTGCGGATTTTCCTGTGGGCGTTCATCATCAGCCTGATCTGCGGCGCGATCGAGTTTGGCGAGCCGCTTGAAGACGTGATCAAGGCCGGGCGCGACTATGTTCGCCGCCAGCCAGCCAGCGGATCGATCGTGGTGGTCGGCGTCGATGACCGCACGGGCGCGGACATGGGCGGGTTCGGCTTTGACCGCAGGGTCGATGCGCAGGTGATCGAAAATCTGTTCGCGATGGGCGCGAAGCGGGTGTTTTTCGACCGGATCTATGCCGACGGCACCACGCCCGCAGCCGACCGCGCGTTCATCGCAACGCTGAAACGGCATCGTGGCCGGGTGTTTCTGGGGGCAGCAAGTCCCTGGGTTGACGGCAAAAGCGCGGTCGAAACCATCCCCGCCGCGCAGTTCAGGGCGGTCGCCGCCTATCGCTCGCTCAACGGGCTGTCGACGCCGTTCACCCTGTCGGCCAATCTGACCTATAGTGACCGGTTCGAGGGACGGACCATCCCCTCGGTGTCGAGCGAGCTGGCCGCAGTCCCCATCCGGGGTCAGGGCCATTACCGCCCCGACTGGTCGATCCGGATCGCCTCGATCCCGTCATTCAGCTTTTCCGACATCTACAAGATGCGGGTCCAGCCCAGCCAGATTGCCGGCCGGGATGTCCTCATCGGCTGGACGGACCCCTCCTTCCGCGACATGCACAACATCCTGTCGCAGGGGATCAAGCCCGGCGTGTTCTTTCATGTCGTCGGTGCCGAGACGCTGCGCCGTGGCACGCCCACGCGCCCGGGCTGGCTGCCCGCCTTTGCGTTCGGGACGGCGCTGTCGATCATCTGCCTGCTCGCCAGGCGCCGCGCGACCGTTGCCGCCACGGTTGCGGCGGCGGTGCTGGGCATGGGCGTGTTGCCGCTCTATCTCGATCACCTGCTGGTCGAGGTCGACATCGTGCCGGGCGCGCTTCTGTTCGGGATCGTCGCCTATCGGATCACGATGCTGCGCCGGCAGCGCGAGACGCGCCGCCATCACCCCGCATCGGGCCTGCCCAATCTGGTCGCGCTCGAGGAGGATCATGAGCGCAATCCGGGCACGCTGGTCGCGGCCAAACTACGCAACCATTCGGAAATCGCGGCTTCGTTCGAGGTCAAGGTCGAGCGCGAAATCTATGCCGAGATCCGCCGCCGCATCGGCGTGTCGGGGGACGCCAGCGAAATCTATCACGGCGATGATGCGCTGCTCTGGTTCACTTCACAGCCCATGGGGCAGGAACTCGCCAACCATCTGACCGGCCTGCACAAGCTGACCGCCCAGTCGATCCGCATCGGCGACCGCGAGGTCGATCTGCTGCTGTCCTTCGGCGTCGATGCCGACCCCGAACGGCCGCTCAGCAGCCGCATCGGCAGCGCCATCCTCTCGGCCGAGGAAGCGGCGCGGGGCAATGACGTGTGGAAGCTCTACGACCCGCAGCGGCTGCACCAGGCAGCCTGGCAGCTGTCGCTGATGAGCCGGCTGGGCCAGGCGATCGAAACCGGCGAGGTGTGGGTCGCCTATCAGCCCAAGGTCGATATGGCGACGCGGGCAATTATCGGCGCCGAGGCGCTGGTGCGCTGGCTGCACCCGACCGCCGGCGCGATCAGCCCCGAACAGTTCGTTGCCGCCGCCGAGGCGCATAACCGCATCGGCCAGCTGACCTATTTCGTGCTCGAAACCGCGCTGCGCGATCTCGCCGGGCTGCGCGCGGCCGGCCATGACATCGGCATGGCGGTCAATCTGTCGTCGCAGATGCTCGACGATGCCGATCTGGTCCAGCGGGTGGAAACCCTGCTCACGCGCTATGGCGTGCCCCGGGGCAAGCTGACGCTGGAAATCACCGAGACCGGCGAGCTGCTGTCGACGCCCGCCAAGATCGCGATGATGGAACAGCTGGCAGCAACCGGCGTCCAGATTTCGATCGATGATTACGGCACCGGCAATGCCACGCTTGAATATCTGAGCCGCCTGCCGTCGCAGGAGGTCAAGATCGACCGGACGTTCATCAGCGATCTCGACCGCAATGCCCAAAATCTGATTCTCGTCCGCTCGACGCTGGAAATGGCACACAATCTCGGCCGCCGCGTGGTCGCCGAGGGCGTAGAGAACGAAGCGGTGATGCGCTTGCTGCGCGAACTCGGCTGCGACATCGCCCAGGGCTATCTGATCGGCAAGCCGCTGCCCTGCGCCGACCTCACGGCCATGCTGGCGGCAGATATTCCGGCCCGCAAGCTCCGGGTTGTCATTTCGTAA